Proteins from one Podospora pseudocomata strain CBS 415.72m chromosome 4, whole genome shotgun sequence genomic window:
- the PCK1 gene encoding kinase C-like protein (EggNog:ENOG503NVNR; COG:G), whose product MLSSRLIGSALFTGPTSLYILTPLPRVCLISTSRSTPAAYPIRSVRSIHSGCQPCRKWIAHKPPSSSSSQLPCSLSTLSPNLSQHDGREKHLRTMNDPVARTASPYTDPSVKGPRSHLLSSQRPSTKPSDMLVNTVNKTGLHPGGVVPHHEHTELEEELHEKAHIDYNRVAIIANPSVAALYEDALVYETGTAITSSGALTAYSGKKTGRSPSDKRVVKEPSSENEIWWGPVNKPMTPEVWKINRERAIDYLNTRNRIYVVDGYAGWDEKYRIKVRVVCARAYHALFMRNMLIRPSREELEHFHPDYTIYNAGSFPANRYTEGMTSGTSVAINFAEKEMVILGTEYAGEMKKGVFTVMFYEGPVKHNILTLHSSANEGKDGDVTLFFGLSGTGKTTLSADPNRALIGDDEHVWSDTGVFNIEGGCYAKTVGLSAEKEPDIYNAIKYGSVLENVIFDPETRIVDYDDVTLTENTRCAYPIEYINNAKIPCLSNNHPKNIILLTCDARGVLPPISKLNSAQTMFHFISGYTSKMAGTEDGILEPQATFSSCFAQPFLALHPMRYAKMLAQKIEAHGANAWLLNTGWVGAGFSQGGKRCPLKYTRAILDAIHSGELAKVEYENYGVFNLQVPKTCPGVPDELLNPQNAWTAGADSFKAEVTKLGGLFLENFKKYESEATDDVRAAAPVV is encoded by the exons ATGCTGTCGTCACGCCTCATTGGATCTGCCCTGTTTACGGGCCCCACGTCTTTATATATTCTCACTCCTCTGCCTCGGGTCTGTCTTATCAGCACTTCCCGGTCAACACCTGCCGCATACCCCATACGCTCCGTACGCTCCATACACTCCGGTTGTCAACCCTGCAGAAAGTGGATTGCCCACAAGCCCCCATCGTCAAGCTCGTCCCAACTCCCGTGTTCCCTGTCGACGCTCAGCCCAAACCTAAGCCAACACGACGGCCGCGAAAAGCACTTAAGAACCATGAACGACCCCGTTGCCAGAACCGCATCTCCCTACACTGATCCATCCGTCAAAGGCCCTCGCAGCCATCTTCTCTCTTCCCAACGTCCCTCGACCAAACCATCCGACA TGCTCGTCAACACAGTAAACAAGACCGGCCTCCATCCCGGCGGTGTCGTTCCTCACCACGAGCAcaccgagctcgaggaggagctccaCGAGAAGGCTCACATCGACTACAACCGTgttgccatcatcgccaacccATCAGTGGCCGCCCTCTACGAGGATGCTTTGGTCTACGAGACCGGCACTGCCATCACCTCCAGCGGTGCTCTTACCGCCTACTCCGGCAAGAAGACTGGCCGCTCTCCATCAGACAAGCGTGTCGTCAAGGAGCCATCTTCCGAGAACGAAATCTG GTGGGGCCCTGTCAACAAGCCCATGACTCCTGAG GTCTGGAAGATTAACCGTGAGCGTGCCATCGACTACCTCAACACCAGAAATCGCATCTACGTCGTTGACGGCTATGCCGGCTGGGACGAGAAGTACCGCATCAAGGTCCGCGTTGTCTGCGCCCGCGCCTACCATGCCCTCTTCATGCGCAACATGCTCATCCGCCCCTCGCGCGAGGAGCTCGAGCACTTCCACCCCGACTACACCATCTACAATGCCGGTTCCTTCCCCGCCAACCGCTACACTGAGGGTATGACCTCGGGCACCTCGGTCGCCATCAACTttgccgagaaggagatggtCATCCTCGGTACCGAGTACGCGGGCGAGATGAAGAAGGGTGTCTTCACCGTCATGTTCTACGAGGGCCCCGTCAAGCACAACATCCTGACCCTCCACTCCTCGGCCAACGAGGGCAAGGACGGCGACGtcaccctcttcttcggTCTCTCCGGCACCGGCAAGACCACCCTCTCTGCCGACCCCAACCGCGCCCTCATCGGTGACGATGAGCACGTCTGGTCCGACACCGGTGTCTTCAACATCGAGGGCGGCTGCTACGCCAAGACGGTCGGTCTGTCGGCCGAGAAGGAGCCGGATATCTACAACGCCATCAAGTACGGCTCCGTCCTCGAGAACGTCATCTTTGACCCCGAGACCAGGATCGTCGACTACGACGACGTCACCCTGACCGAGAACACGCGCTGCGCCTACCCGATCGAgtacatcaacaacgccaaGATCCCCTGCCtgtccaacaaccaccccaagaacatcatcctcctgaCCTGCGACGCCCGCGGcgtcctccctcccatctccaagctcaacTCGGCCCAGACAATGTTCCACTTCATTTCCGGTTACACCTCCAAGATGGCTGGCACCGAAGACGGCATCCTCGAGCCCCAGGCGACTTTCTCGTCTTGCTTCGCCCAGCCCTTCCTCGCTCTGCATCCCATGCGCTACGCAAAGATGCTCGCGCAAAAGATCGAGGCCCACGGCGCCAACGCCTGGCTGCTCAACACCGGCTGGGTGGGCGCCGGTTTCTCCCAGGGCGGCAAGCGCTGCCCGCTCAAGTACACGCgcgccatcctcgacgcgATCCACTCTGGCGAGCTGGCCAAGGTGGAGTATGAGAACTATGGTGTTTTCAACCTGCAGGTTCCCAAGACTTGCCCCGGCGTGCCGGACGAGCTGTTGAATCCTCAGAATGCCTGGACTGCGGGGGCCGACAGCTTCAAGGCTGAGGTTACCAAGCTTGGTGGGCTTTTCTTGGAGAATTTCAAAAAGTATGAGAGCGAGGCTACGGATGATGTGAGGGCTGCTGCGCCGGTTGTTTAA
- a CDS encoding hypothetical protein (EggNog:ENOG503NYGE; COG:I; COG:Q), with protein MGLFLGSAHYLLAGVVFALLVRALLGKKAIRRNGEPLRNPPDTLPLVGNGIQFLQPRWNLLSWFDKCQRQFGYETLALTVPTLPPGVLIHDPKNLDYVFKHEGLFTKGNFVKTRSWDLFGNGIINADGDFWKLQRKAGLSFLNTANLRVLTGVALPQYLSESVKELEAAKPDQVVDLQDVFHEITTKLMGKMAYNMEMHFSSPFSSSFDHASGCTAQRFQNPLYPLTEFFFGHKFRQSISTVKKFGLEIVSRAMRDAKSISSSPPPSTSPDDEKLDSISGSLIHSLLSAIPDSPSTVADAALTYLSAGRDTTGQALTWTFYLLLSHPEVLVKIRDEVRGVLAREQAPLDTSSSLPFSPAVLTPLSAPYSLAVFYESLRLYPPIPFEIRQAQAATTLPDGTFLPKDSVLVWCLWAMQRSRLTWGEDADQFRPERWLDENGTIKHKGAAEFPVFYGGARSCLGRKMAEGIAVQVIPVVAWGWEFEGAWEGGQERRSGDSLTLPMEGGLPVFVRRRGETTGR; from the exons ATGGGCCTCTTTCTAGGCTCGGCGCATTACCTCCTCGCGGGGGTAGTCTTCGCGCTGCTAGTCCGCGCACTCCTAGGAAAGAAGGCCATACGACGCAACGGGGAGCCTCTACGGAACCCACccgacaccctccccctcgtgGGCAACGGCATACAATTCCTCCAGCCCCGCTGGAACCTCCTCAGCTGGTTCGACAAATGCCAGCGCCAATTCGGCTACGAGACCCTCGCCCTCACAgtcccaaccctccccccaggcGTGCTCATCCACGATCCCAAAAACCTCGACTACGTCTTCAAGCACGAAGGTCTCTTCACCAAAGGCAACTTTGTCAAAACCCGCTCCTGGGACCTTTTCGGGAATGGCATCATCAATGCGGACGGTGACTTTTGGAAACTCCAGCGCAAAGCCGGCCTGAGCTTTCTCAACACGGCCAACCTGCGGGTCTTGACCGGTGTGGCTCTCCCGCAGTATTTGTCTGAGAGcgtcaaggagctcgaggcgGCCAAGCCAGACCAGGTGGTGGATCTGCAGGATGTTTTTCATGAGATTACCACCAAGCTTATGGGGAAGATGGCTTACAAT ATGGAAATGcacttctcctcccccttctcctcctccttcgacCACGCCTCGGGCTGCACAGCCCAGCGcttccaaaaccccctctACCCCCTAACggaatttttttttggccACAAGTTCCGCCAatccatctccaccgtcAAAAAATTCGGCCTCGAAATTGTGTCCCGCGCCATGCGAGACGCCAAATCCATTTCCTCTTCCCCGCCGCCTTCCACCTCGCCTGATGACGAGAAACTAGACTCCATCTCAGGATCACTAATCCACTCCCTCTTGTCCGCAATCCCCgactccccctccaccgtcgcCGACGCGGCCTTGACGTACCTCTCCGCAGGCCGTGACACCACAGGCCAGGCACTAACCTGGACGTTTTACTTGCTGCTCTCTCACCCAGAGGTTTTGGTCAAAATCCGAGACGAGGTCAGGGGTGTTCTTGCTAGAGAACAAGCCCCGCTtgacacctcctcctcccttcccttttcccccGCAGTCCTGACCCCCCTTTCAGCACCTTACTCTCTCGCAGTCTTTTATGAATCCCTCCGCCTTtacccccccatcccgttTGAGATTCGCCAAGCCCAGGCAGCTACCACACTCCCAGACGGGACGTTTCTCCCAAAGGACAGCGTGCTGGTGTGGTGTCTCTGGGCCATGCAGAGGAGCAGGCTCACCTGGGGGGAGGACGCGGATCAATTTAGACCGGAGAGGTGGCTGGATGAAAATGGGACAATCAAACACAAGGGCGCGGCCGAGTTTCCGGTTTTTTACgggggggcgaggagttGTTTGGGAAGAAAAATGGCCGAGGGGATTGCGGTGCAGGTTATTCCTGTTGTggcttgggggtgggagtttgagggggcttgggaaggaggacaagagaggaggagtggggATAGTTTGACGCTGCCtatggagggggggttgcctGTTTTTgttaggaggaggggggagacgACGGGGagatag
- the CDC31 gene encoding Calcium-binding component of the spindle pole body (SPB) half-bridge (EggNog:ENOG503P2QQ; COG:D; COG:Z), whose protein sequence is MASSSNPGRGAIQYATPSREDYNKLSDEQKTRVSEAFDLFDSNKDSYLSYEEFRFVLRALGFELPKAQTFDLLIRHGQKPPSWTHDQDCPPIYRLFSLPVVQAIAGTLIRQRDPREELRRAFRLFDVDGKGMITQDDLRRVSKQVGNNIPDADIIAMVEEFDASGKGGVDEDEFLRLMMSKK, encoded by the exons atggcctcctcctccaaccccggccGCGGCGCAATCCAATACGCCACCCCCTCAAGAGAAGACTACAACAAGCTCTCCGACGAGCAAAAAACACGCGTCAGCGAAGCC TTCGACCTCTTCGACTCGAACAAAGACTCCTACCTCTCCTACGAAGAGTTCCGCTTCGTCCTCCGCGCCCTCGGCTTCGAGCTCCCCAAAGCCCAGACCTtcgacctcctcatccgccaCGGCCAGAAACCCCCCTCCTGGACCCACGACCAGGACTGCCCCCCCATCTACCGCCTCTTCAGCCTCCCCGTCGTCCAGGCCATCGCCGGCACGCTAATACGGCAGCGAGATCCCCGGGAAGAGCTGAGAAGAGCGTTCAGACTGTTTGACGTGGACGGAAAGGGCATGATCACACAAGACGACCTGAGACGGGTGAGCAAACAAGTCGGGAACAACATACCGGACGCGGACATCATCGccatggtggaggagtttgacgCGAGTGGCAAGGGGGGTGTGGACGAGGATGAGtttttgaggttgatgatgtccaAGAAatga
- a CDS encoding hypothetical protein (EggNog:ENOG503P0VN), with protein sequence MAPLLPRMQVFEIADQEWFPQFLRTHMQAALTAAWTTHIPLLQSSSPARIVARLLSHHLGPSIHNYTFIDFCAGAGGPTPSIEKHLNASISTSPPSYAKAATAPPPVQFILTDLHPHPALWSAAASASPNLSYVSSSVDASSVPQHLINDQKQKGKKVFRLFNLAFHHFDDTLARKILRNTLETSDGFGIFELQDRSLSGFLACCLFGLGAMVMAPYYAFLWGAPLALVWTYLVPALPAVLVFDGWMSSLRTRTVGEVKDLMGSCGLGEGEIRKWEVRSGTERFIPGVGYVNWIIVTRKGSQE encoded by the exons ATGGCACCTCTCCTACCCCGAATGCAGGTCTTTGAGATAGCAGACCAAGAATG GTTCCCCCAATTCCTCCGCACCCACATGCAAGCCGCCCTAACAGCAGCCTGGACAacccacatccccctcctccaatcctcctcccccgcccgcATCGTCGCCCGTCTCCTCTCCCATCACCTCGGCCCCTCTATTCACAATTACACCTTCATCGACTTTTGCGCCGGTGCCGGCGGCCCAACCCCCTCGATAGAGAAAcacctcaacgcctccatttccacctcccccccctcctacGCCAAAGCAGCCACCGCCCCCCCACCGGTCCAATTCATCCTCACCgacctccacccccacccgGCCCTCTggtccgccgccgcctctgCCTCCCCTAACCTGTCTTATGTCTCGTCTTCTGTCGACGCGAGCAGCGTCCCCCAGCACTTGATCAATGACCAGAAgcaaaaagggaaaaaggtTTTCAGATTGTTCAACCTTGCCTTTCACCACTTTGACGACACCCTCGCGAGGAAAATCCTCCGAAACACGCTCGAGACCAGCGACGGGTTTGGCATCTTTGAACTGCAGGACCGGTCTCTGTCGGGGTTTTTGGCGTGCTGTTTGTTCGGTCTTGGGGCGATGGTCATGGCGCCTTACTATGCTTTTTTGTGGGGGGCTCCGTTGGCGCTGGTGTGGACGTATCTGGTGCCGGCGCTGCCGGCGGTGTTGGTTTTTGATGGGTGGATGTCTAGTCTCAGGACGaggacggtgggggaggtgaaggattTAATGGGGAGttgcgggttgggggagggggaaataAGGAAGTGGGAGGTTAGGAGTGGGACGGAGAGGTTTATTCCTGGGGTGGGGTATGTCAATTGGATTATTgtgacgaggaaggggagtcAGGAGTAG